The Spirochaetota bacterium genome contains the following window.
CCCACTGCACCGGCGTGTTGGAGGCGAAGGTGAGGTACTGGTGGATCTTCTGAAACTCGACGGAGAGGCTCTTCGGCGCGCAGCAGTAGCCGATCTTCCACCCCGTCGTATGATAGGTCTTTCCGAAAGAGCTGATCACGAAGCTCCGCTCGGCCAGCTCGGGGTAGCGCGCCATGCTTTCGTGGCGCAGGCCGTCGTAGAGGATATGCTCGTACACCTCGTCGCTGATGATGTAGATGCCGGTGTTCGATACGATACGGATCAGGGCGTCGATGTCCGCCGGGGACAGGACCGCGCCGGAGGGATTGTGGGGCGAGTTAAGGATGAGGCAGCGGGTCCGCGGCGTAATGGAATCCTTCACCATGTCCCAGTCGATGGAATAATCGGGGAAGCCCATGGGGCAGTACACCGATTTCCCGCCGCAGAGGGCCACCGTCGGCGCGTAAGAGTCATAGGCCGGCTCGAAGAGGATCGCCTCGTCCCCGGGCTGGACCACGGCGGTAATGGCCGCGAAGAGCGCCTCCGTGCCGCCGGAGGTCACGGTGATCTCCTCTGCCGGGGAGTAGGCCGCGCCGTAGAGCTCCAGCGCCTTTTCGGCGATGCGCTCCCGCAGGGCCATCACCCCCTGCATGGGAGCGTACTGGTTGTTCCCCTCCCTCATGTAACGGTTTACCAGCTCGAAGAGCTCCGGGTCGACGTCGAAGTCGGGAAAGCCCTGGGACAGGTTGATTGCCCCCTGCTCGTTGGCGAGGCGGGACATCACGGTGAATATGGTAACGCCCACATCGGGCAGCTTTGATTGTATATGCATGGTTATTTTATCTTTCTATCTGTTTTGATTCGAAGCACTTGGTTAACATGCCTCCATTCATTGTCATTTCGAGCCCCGCAGGGGCGAGAAATCTTTCAAATGGCCCAATAGAAGT
Protein-coding sequences here:
- a CDS encoding methionine aminotransferase; translation: MHIQSKLPDVGVTIFTVMSRLANEQGAINLSQGFPDFDVDPELFELVNRYMREGNNQYAPMQGVMALRERIAEKALELYGAAYSPAEEITVTSGGTEALFAAITAVVQPGDEAILFEPAYDSYAPTVALCGGKSVYCPMGFPDYSIDWDMVKDSITPRTRCLILNSPHNPSGAVLSPADIDALIRIVSNTGIYIISDEVYEHILYDGLRHESMARYPELAERSFVISSFGKTYHTTGWKIGYCCAPKSLSVEFQKIHQYLTFASNTPVQWAYAKFMEKKEKYLAVPKFYEAKRDLFLSLIKSSRFKVVPSRGTYFQMLDYSGITDEADTTFARRMTIEHGVAAIPPSVFYHDNRDNKVLRFCFAKKDETLKGAGERLCRI